The proteins below are encoded in one region of Penicillium psychrofluorescens genome assembly, chromosome: 4:
- a CDS encoding uncharacterized protein (ID:PFLUO_006623-T1.cds;~source:funannotate) has translation MQPSEIFVGSIDQGTTSTRFLIFNHDGEPVASHQVEFSQVYPKPGWHEHDPLELVASVETCIEEAVKEFESKGFFRSSIKCVGITNQRETTVVWDHKTGEPLHNAIVWTDTRSQAIVTELKKRPGADKLQSICGLPLSTYSSATKLLWMLEHVPGVKEAFDGGTLAFGTVDAWLVYRLNGGVTANVFVSDSTNASRTMFANLESLQYDDTLLDFFGIKGKVHLPQIVPSSDPTAYGAIASGVLAKVPIMGCLGDQSSALVGQKGFSPGMAKNTYGTGCFLLYNVGDKPVISKHGLLATVAYNFDGKPIYALEGSIAVGGSGVKFLQNNLGFIQDSKEVNDLARTVEDNGGCVFVTAFSGLFAPYWIDDAKGTIFGITQYTQKGHIARATLEATCFQTKAILDAMEKDSGKALSELAVDGGMSDSDLTMQAQANLISIPVYRPKMRETTALGAAIAAGLAVGMWRNFAELRDINRAGGAVFEPQITRDESAQMFSEWEKAVQMSKGWIQSGPAQDNTEQASSSHDAKASGTPGTVTPAENRNPHPPTTTVSQPEQPFVSDLVKNLSATTAVRATTLAPNGEVEFPPARTPLISISSDLDGADEEDLFLELRKVEILQKLKKLRKLKLSYY, from the exons ATGCAGCCCTCGGAGATCTTCGTGGGCTCCATCGATCAGGGCACCACTAGCACCCGTTTTCTCATATTCAACCACGATGGGGAGCCTGTGGCCTCACACCAGGTCGAGTTCAGCCAGGTATACCCAAAGCCGGG CTGGCACGAACATGACCCTCTAGAGCTAGTCGCCTCAGTCGAAACGTGcatcgaagaagccgtcAAGGAGTTCGAGTCCAAGggcttcttccgcagcagcaTTAAATGCGTCGGCATCACCAACCAGCGCGAAACAACAGTGGTCTGGGACCACAAGACGGGGGAGCCTTTGCACAATGCCATAGTTTGGACTGACACACGCTCCCAGGCAATTGTAACCGAGCTCAAAAAAAGGCCGGGTGCGGATAAACTACAAAGTATCTGCGGCCTGCCGCTCTCGACCTATTCGTCTGCTACAAAGCTGCTATGGATGCTGGAACATGTTCCCGGGGTCAAGGAGGCGTTTGATGGTGGCACGCTGGCTTTCGGCACCGTGGATGCGTGGCTTGTATACCGCTTAAATGGCGGCGTGACCGCTAATGTGTTCGTGTCCGACTCGACAAACGCCTCGCGCACGATGTTCGCCAACCTAGAGTCGCTTCAGTACGATGACACCCTCTTGGATTTCTTTGGAATCAAAGGCAAAGTCCATCTCCCTCAGATCGTGCCCTCGTCAGATCCCACAGCATACGGTGCAATTGCCTCTGGTGTCTTGGCGAAGGTGCCCATCATGGGCTGTCTCGGTGATCAGTCCTCTGCGCTGGTCGGACAAAAGGGGTTTTCGCCTGGTATGGCCAAAAACACTTACGGCACGGGATGCTTCTTGCTGTACAATGTTGGTGACAAGCCCGTGATTTCCAAGCACGGTCTCTTGGCTACTGTCGCGTACAACTTCGATGGAAAGCCCATCTATGCGCTTGAGGGCAGCATCGCTGTGGGGGGCTCGGGGGTCAAATTCTTACAGAACAATTTGGGCTTCATTCAAGACTCCAAAGAGGTCAACGATCTCGCTCGCACGGTTGAGGACAACGGCGGCTGTGTATTCGTCACTGCCTTTAGTGGGCTCTTTGCGCCATATTGGATTGACGACGCAAAAGGCACAATAT TTGGCATCACACAATACACCCAAAAAGGGCATATTGCACGTGCAACACTGGAAGCAACCTGCTTCCAGACCAAAGCAATTCTCGACGCAATGGAAAAAGACAGCGGCAAAGCGCTCTCTGAGCTAGCCGTGGACGGGGGCATGAGTGACTCCGACCTGACAATGCAG GCGCAAGCAAACTTAATCTCCATCCCCGTCTATCGACCCAAGATGCGTGAGACTACAGCTCTCGGTGCCGCCATCGCTGCCGGTCTAGCGGTCGGTATGTGGCGCAActtcgccgagctgcgcgaCATCAACCGCGCCGGCGGAGCAGTCTTCGAGCCCCAGATTACGCGTGACGAGAGTGCACAGATGTTCAGTGAATGGGAGAAAGCGGTACAGATGAGCAAGGGCTGGATTCAAAGTGGTCCAGCTCAAGATAACACAGAGCAGGCATCGTCATCTCATGATGCCAAGGCAAGTGGTACACCTGGAACGGTCACACCTGCCGAGAACCGCAACCCTCATCCTCCTACTACTACTGTTTCACAGCCTGAGCAACCTTTCGTCTCAGACTTGGTGAAGAATCTCAGCGCCACTACGGCTGTTAGGGCGACGACGCTGGCGCCGAACGGGGAGGTGGAGTTCCCGCCTGCGAGAACGCCGCTAATTAGTATCTCCTCTGATTTAGATGGggcggatgaggaggattTGTTCCTGGAGCTGCGGAAAgtggagatcctgcagaagctgaagaagttgCGGAAGTTGAAACTGAGCTACTACTGA
- a CDS encoding uncharacterized protein (ID:PFLUO_006624-T1.cds;~source:funannotate): MIEDILMGMTPGRASLWCLGLFVFFCLFRKIQVSAQTSRLGARAPKIKFRLPYALDFVYKGQQANLAHRDLEFWKNSIVTAGGQTNCKTAELDTGISTRIVTTTDPENIKALLTGQFADYGKGESFHREWKEFLGDSIFATDGELWSRSRQLIRPMFVRERIVDTEIFEKHVQNLIPLLGGSNAPRGSKVVDVGSLFYRFTLDAATDYLLGHGTDSLENPETKFAEAFRYVQKRQSQFFRFGVFGFFLSRKQFRRDLKVMDDFIQPYIQRVLSLTSEELDQQLSKRDTFLDALARFTRDPRVLRDQLVAVLLAGRDTTAGTLSFCLFELARHPEVVAKLREEIRERLGVGANAQKPSYADLKDMKYLNAVINETMRVYPVVPFNVRYSLKDTTLPRGGGPDGLAPVGVRANTRIVYSTMLMQRDADLYDGPDSANYIDPKKWIPERWTSGWSPRPWQFVPFNGGPRICIGQQFATIEMGYTLIRILQTYEQIIAMPVSGKNRVEDPILQFEVTLSPGSEFNCVFVKEGEDATRYRSKEGVVA; this comes from the exons ATGATTGAAGATATCCTCATGGGCATGACGCCCGGACGGGCATCACTGTGGTGCTTAGGGCTTTTCGTTTTCTTCTGTCTATTTCGCAAGATCCAGGTCTCTGCGCAAACTTCACGTCTTGGAGCCAGGGCCCCCAAGATCAAATTCCGTCTCCCTTATG CTCTGGATTTTGTCTACAAGGGCCAACAAGCAAACCTGGCTCATCGCGACCTCGAATTCTGGAAGAACTCTATCGTCACCGCAGGCGGCCAGACAAACTGCAAAACGGCCGAGCTAGATACCGGCATCTCCACCCGTATCGTGACGACTACGGATCCAGAGAACATCAAAGCACTGCTCACGGGCCAGTTCGCAGACTACGGCAAAGGAGAGTCTTTCCACCGTGAGTGGAAGGAGTTTCTGGGTGATAGCATCTTCGCCACGGACGGGGAATTGTGGTCTCGGTCGCGACAGCTCATCCGGCCAATGTTCGTGCGCGAGCGCATTGTCGATACCGAGATCTTTGAAAAGCATGTGCAAAATCTTATTCCCCTGCTCGGTGGGAGCAATGCGCCTCGCGGAAGCAAGGTTGTCGATGTCGGCTCGCTGTTCTATCGGTTTACCCTCGACGCAGCAACGGATTATCTGCTTGGCCATGGGACAGATAGTCTTGAGAACCCGGAGACGAAATTTGCGGAGGCGTTTAGATATGTGCAAAAACGACAGTCACAGTTTTTCCGATTTGG GGTCTTCGGCTTTTTCCTGTCTCGCAAGCAGTTCCGCAGGGATCTCAAGGTGATGGATGACTTTATCCAGCCCTACATCCAACGTGTCCTCTCACTCACCTCCGAGGAACTCGACCAGCAGCTCTCGAAGCGGGATACCTTTCTCGACGCACTCGCGCGGTTCACCCGCGACCCGCGAGTGTTGCGCGATCAGCTGGTAGCAGTTCTCCTTGCTGGCCGCGACACCACAGCAGGCACATTGTCCTTCTGTCTGTTTGAACTCGCACGACACCCGGAAGTAGTTGCCAAACTGCGCGAGGAAATCCGGGAACGGCTAGGTGTTGGCGCCAATGCCCAGAAACCCAGCTACGCGGACTTGAAGGACATGAAGTATCTCAATGCTGTAATCAACGAGACTATGCGCGTTTACCCCGTCGTCCCATTCAACGTACGCTACTCACTGAAGGACACCACACTCCCCCGCGGCGGTGGACCAGACGGACTGGCCCCCGTCGGCGTGCGCGCCAACACGCGCATTGTCTACTCGACGATGCTGATGCAGCGCGATGCCGATCTATACGATGGACCAGACTCGGCCAACTACATCGATCCCAAGAAATGGATTCCCGAGCGCTGGACATCGGGCTGGAGTCCTCGTCCCTGGCAATTTGTTCCGTTTAACGGCGGACCACGCATTTGCATCGGGCAGCAGTTTGCGACTATTGAGATGGGGTATACCCTTATCCGGATCTTGCAGACGTATGAGCAAATTATTGCCATGCCTGTTAGCGGAAAGAATCGTGTTGAGGACCCCATATTGCAGTTCGAGGTTACTCTGAGTCCTGGGTCGGAGTTCAATTGTGTGTTTGTCaaggagggtgaggatgcGACAAGGTACCGGTCTAAAGAAGGTGTCGTTGCTTGA